One stretch of Streptomyces hygroscopicus DNA includes these proteins:
- a CDS encoding major facilitator transporter: MSTTQQPAPPGEEAASYDPRTVRRAMLAGSIGTLIEYYDFSVYGYLAVAIAPQFFPGDDPAASLLATLAVLATGLVVRPVGGVFFGWIGDRWGRRKALVSSVVCMGVASSVTGLLPTYSQIGVFAAVLLFITRLAQGVSSGGESVGAYTYIYESAPPGRRAFLGSVTPIGSNLGFMFAAATAGAISALTTKDQMGDWGWRLPFLMAVPLTLICLWARLRIEDTPEFEAAAQRADIPTAPIREVLSTHRGALLQSIGLAMAQGGAIFLGLTYIGIHLTTNLGYDSTQVFWLTAGVVLVTVLLMVPAGWLAARFGCRRVLMCGLLGFLVTAYPAMMLMGRHNLALAGLAYLLFMVSSGFVQVPAASLWPRLFERRVRYTGMAIGYNIGTVLAGGTAPYIATFLVDKTGNLLSPAFFVMVVCLIGIGSLLTVREDV; encoded by the coding sequence ATGAGCACCACACAACAGCCCGCACCTCCGGGGGAGGAGGCGGCGTCATACGATCCACGTACGGTGCGCCGCGCGATGCTCGCCGGGAGCATCGGCACCCTGATCGAGTACTACGACTTCAGCGTCTACGGCTATCTCGCCGTGGCGATCGCACCTCAGTTCTTCCCGGGCGACGATCCGGCGGCCTCATTGCTGGCAACGCTCGCGGTGCTCGCCACCGGCCTCGTGGTGCGGCCGGTCGGCGGTGTCTTCTTCGGGTGGATCGGCGACCGATGGGGTCGCCGCAAGGCGCTGGTCTCCTCCGTGGTGTGCATGGGCGTGGCCAGCAGCGTCACGGGCCTGCTGCCGACCTACAGCCAGATCGGCGTGTTCGCCGCGGTGCTCCTGTTCATCACCAGGCTGGCGCAGGGCGTCTCCTCGGGCGGTGAGTCGGTCGGTGCCTACACCTACATCTACGAGTCGGCGCCGCCCGGGCGCAGAGCCTTCCTCGGTTCCGTCACGCCCATCGGGTCCAACCTCGGGTTCATGTTCGCGGCCGCCACGGCCGGGGCGATCTCGGCCCTCACCACCAAGGATCAGATGGGCGACTGGGGCTGGCGGCTGCCCTTCCTGATGGCCGTGCCGCTCACCTTGATCTGTCTGTGGGCCCGGCTGCGGATCGAGGACACGCCGGAATTCGAGGCGGCCGCACAGCGCGCCGACATCCCGACGGCGCCCATCCGGGAGGTACTGTCCACCCACCGCGGCGCGCTGCTGCAGTCCATCGGCCTGGCCATGGCGCAGGGCGGAGCCATCTTCCTGGGGCTGACGTACATCGGCATCCATCTGACCACCAACCTGGGGTACGACTCCACGCAGGTGTTCTGGCTGACCGCAGGGGTCGTGCTCGTCACCGTGCTGCTCATGGTGCCGGCCGGCTGGCTCGCCGCCCGGTTCGGCTGCCGTCGCGTCCTGATGTGCGGGCTGCTGGGCTTCCTGGTGACCGCCTACCCCGCGATGATGCTCATGGGCCGGCACAACCTGGCCCTGGCCGGCCTGGCTTATCTGCTCTTCATGGTGAGCAGTGGGTTTGTGCAGGTCCCGGCGGCCAGTCTGTGGCCGCGTCTGTTCGAACGCCGGGTCCGCTACACCGGCATGGCGATCGGGTACAACATCGGCACCGTCCTCGCGGGCGGTACGGCTCCGTACATCGCGACCTTCCTTGTGGACAAGACCGGGAACCTGCTCTCCCCGGCGTTCTTCGTCATGGTGGTCTGCCTGATCGGGATCGGTTCCCTGCTCACTGTCCGCGAGGACGTGTAG
- a CDS encoding acyl-CoA dehydrogenase: MPIGFEIDERVAGIARRTTEFVREVVIPEEQACDGNVHAGPEPLRRRLQDAAREAGVFAPHVGAEWGGLGLDLCGQAVVFEAAGYSLLGPLALNCAAPDEGNTHLLEVVATEEQKERYLRPLAAGEARSCFAMTEPAPGAGSDPRALMTTATKIDGGWRLDGRKWFISGADGAAFAICMARTSGGPGDPGGATMFLVAADNPGMKIVRNIDTLDQGLFGGHSEIAFEGCEVADEAVLGEVDQGFAYAQVRLGPARMTHCMRWLGVARRAQDIALERAADRSAFGKPLAELGMVQQMLADSEIDIETSRAVLWRACWELDQGRPAAQHTSIAKTYVSEAVNRVVDRAVQICGALGISGDAPLSRLYREVRPFRIYDGPSETHRWAIAKRAVRTARERRGTR; encoded by the coding sequence GTGCCCATCGGGTTCGAGATCGACGAACGGGTCGCCGGGATCGCGCGGCGTACCACCGAATTCGTACGGGAGGTGGTGATACCCGAGGAGCAGGCGTGTGACGGCAACGTCCATGCCGGGCCGGAGCCGCTGCGCCGTCGGCTTCAGGACGCGGCCCGCGAGGCGGGCGTGTTCGCCCCGCACGTCGGCGCCGAATGGGGCGGACTCGGACTGGACCTGTGCGGGCAGGCGGTGGTGTTCGAAGCGGCCGGGTACTCGCTGCTGGGGCCCCTCGCGCTCAACTGCGCGGCTCCCGACGAGGGCAATACGCATCTGCTCGAGGTGGTGGCCACGGAGGAGCAGAAGGAGCGGTATCTGCGCCCGCTGGCGGCCGGTGAGGCGCGCTCGTGCTTCGCGATGACCGAGCCGGCGCCGGGAGCCGGCTCCGACCCGCGTGCGCTCATGACGACCGCGACGAAGATCGACGGCGGCTGGCGGCTCGACGGCCGCAAGTGGTTCATCAGCGGCGCCGACGGGGCGGCCTTCGCCATCTGCATGGCCCGCACCAGTGGCGGCCCCGGCGACCCGGGCGGCGCGACGATGTTCCTCGTCGCCGCCGACAACCCCGGTATGAAGATCGTCCGGAATATCGACACCCTGGACCAGGGCCTCTTCGGCGGGCACAGCGAAATCGCCTTCGAGGGCTGCGAGGTCGCGGACGAGGCCGTCCTGGGCGAGGTGGACCAGGGCTTCGCGTATGCCCAGGTACGCCTGGGGCCCGCGCGCATGACCCACTGCATGCGCTGGCTCGGCGTGGCCCGTCGGGCGCAGGACATCGCCCTGGAGCGCGCGGCGGACCGTTCGGCCTTCGGCAAGCCGCTGGCCGAACTGGGCATGGTGCAGCAGATGCTGGCCGACTCCGAAATCGACATCGAGACCAGCCGGGCGGTGCTGTGGCGGGCCTGCTGGGAGCTGGACCAGGGCCGCCCCGCCGCCCAGCACACCTCGATCGCCAAGACCTACGTCTCCGAGGCGGTGAACCGGGTGGTCGACCGGGCCGTCCAGATATGCGGTGCGCTCGGCATCTCGGGGGACGCCCCGCTGTCGCGGCTGTACCGCGAGGTGCGCCCGTTCCGTATCTACGACGGCCCTTCCGAGACCCATCGCTGGGCCATCGCCAAGCGCGCGGTGCGGACGGCGCGGGAGCGGCGGGGCACCCGGTGA
- a CDS encoding fumarate reductase/succinate dehydrogenaseflavoprotein domain protein, whose product MRVKDVDLLVIGAGMAGLTAGARAVRNGLSVMVVEIAGDVGGSARFAGYAWTAPSHDVMDQHNPWGDTALKRALVDRFPEGVEWIRSLGVETKDAQRVLSFGRGHQFDTHQYVDTCCRIVRQGGGALLLETCAERLVVEDGAVAGAELRLADGTHMRVRAASTLIATGGFQGDPELRTAHVHPRAGGMQLRSNSFSRGGGYRLATQVGAATGHDDAGFYGHLIPSGISFADPADFVDLSLYYSEHALLFNVLNDRFVDETLGDHLTAMALLEQPESRGLLIADARVFRDWVVGSYVEGAVAVDKFALAGKRGGRVGLAEDLDELAYLPEEWGYRGDAVRDAVKLFNEDAAAGLEPVPGRQLDRLPLDEPPYYVIETVPAITFPFHGVRIDDRARVLRGDGEPLHGLLAAGSDTGGLWHRAYAGGIASALVFGLTAADTATTTATASQARESQATD is encoded by the coding sequence GTGCGCGTGAAGGATGTCGATCTGCTGGTCATCGGTGCGGGAATGGCGGGGTTGACCGCCGGTGCTCGCGCTGTTCGCAACGGTCTGTCCGTCATGGTCGTGGAGATCGCCGGGGACGTGGGCGGTTCCGCGCGCTTCGCGGGCTACGCGTGGACCGCGCCGAGCCATGACGTCATGGACCAGCACAATCCATGGGGAGACACCGCGCTCAAGCGCGCCCTCGTGGATCGGTTTCCCGAAGGCGTCGAATGGATTCGTTCGCTCGGCGTGGAGACCAAGGACGCGCAGCGCGTCCTCAGTTTCGGTCGCGGGCACCAGTTCGACACCCATCAGTATGTCGACACCTGTTGTCGGATCGTCCGCCAAGGCGGTGGCGCGTTGCTGTTGGAGACGTGTGCCGAACGGCTGGTGGTCGAGGACGGGGCTGTGGCGGGGGCGGAGCTGAGGCTGGCCGATGGCACGCACATGCGTGTGCGTGCCGCGTCCACGCTGATCGCGACCGGCGGGTTTCAGGGAGATCCGGAACTCCGTACCGCGCATGTGCACCCCCGTGCCGGGGGCATGCAGCTCCGCTCCAACTCCTTCAGCCGCGGTGGCGGATACCGTCTGGCCACCCAGGTCGGTGCCGCCACCGGCCACGACGACGCGGGCTTCTACGGCCATCTCATCCCCAGCGGGATCTCCTTCGCCGACCCGGCGGACTTCGTCGACTTGTCCCTCTACTACAGCGAGCACGCCCTTCTGTTCAACGTGCTCAACGATCGGTTCGTGGACGAGACGCTGGGCGACCACCTCACGGCCATGGCGTTGCTGGAGCAGCCCGAGAGCCGGGGTCTGCTCATCGCTGACGCCCGGGTGTTCCGTGACTGGGTCGTCGGGTCGTACGTCGAGGGTGCCGTCGCCGTGGACAAGTTCGCGCTGGCCGGCAAGCGGGGCGGCCGTGTGGGACTCGCCGAAGACCTCGACGAACTGGCCTACCTCCCGGAGGAATGGGGGTACCGGGGCGACGCCGTGCGCGACGCGGTCAAGCTGTTCAACGAAGACGCCGCGGCGGGGCTGGAGCCGGTGCCCGGTCGGCAGCTCGACCGCCTCCCGCTCGACGAACCGCCGTACTACGTGATCGAGACGGTACCGGCCATCACCTTCCCCTTTCACGGTGTGCGCATCGACGACCGGGCCCGCGTCCTGCGCGGGGACGGCGAACCGCTCCACGGACTCCTCGCGGCCGGGTCGGACACCGGTGGCCTGTGGCACCGCGCCTACGCAGGCGGCATCGCCTCGGCCCTGGTGTTCGGACTGACCGCCGCGGACACCGCCACCACCACCGCGACGGCGTCACAGGCGAGGGAGTCACAAGCGACGGACTGA
- a CDS encoding short-chain dehydrogenase yields the protein MRDRLSGQIALVTGATGGIGAAVSRRLAIEGATVVVTDVDAGRCEQLAEELTKELAADGARALGLALDVSDEEAWRGTVERVVSELGGLSVLVNNAGIAQMRTVETETQESWDKVIAVTQGGVWLGMKHGGPAIERAGGGSIVNIASIFGTVGGFGSQFSYHAAKGAVRLMTKNAALHWATRGVRVNSIHPGFIETPLSRELWRGTPRHTAMVEGTPMGRLGTPDEVAGAVAFLASQDASFVTGSELYVDGGWTAR from the coding sequence GTGCGAGACCGACTGTCCGGACAGATCGCCCTGGTCACCGGCGCGACCGGCGGTATAGGAGCCGCCGTCTCGCGGCGGTTGGCCATCGAGGGCGCCACGGTGGTGGTGACCGACGTGGACGCCGGCCGCTGCGAGCAGCTGGCGGAGGAGCTGACGAAGGAGCTGGCGGCCGATGGGGCGCGGGCGCTGGGCCTCGCGCTGGACGTGAGCGACGAGGAGGCGTGGCGCGGCACGGTCGAGCGCGTGGTCTCCGAACTGGGCGGCCTGTCCGTGCTCGTCAACAACGCGGGTATCGCCCAGATGCGCACCGTGGAGACGGAGACCCAGGAGTCCTGGGACAAGGTCATCGCGGTGACCCAGGGCGGTGTCTGGCTCGGCATGAAGCACGGTGGACCCGCGATCGAACGCGCCGGTGGCGGCTCGATCGTCAACATCGCGTCGATCTTCGGCACGGTGGGCGGCTTCGGCAGCCAGTTCTCGTACCACGCGGCGAAGGGTGCGGTCCGGCTGATGACGAAGAACGCCGCCCTGCACTGGGCCACGCGCGGCGTCCGCGTCAATTCGATCCATCCCGGTTTCATCGAGACCCCTCTCTCGCGCGAACTGTGGCGGGGCACTCCCCGTCACACCGCGATGGTCGAGGGCACCCCCATGGGGCGGCTCGGCACGCCGGATGAGGTCGCGGGGGCCGTCGCGTTCCTCGCCTCCCAGGACGCGAGCTTCGTGACCGGCTCCGAGCTGTACGTGGACGGCGGCTGGACGGCACGCTGA
- a CDS encoding sugar kinase, producing MTLKSPSVSVLAMPRNAVIGVDIGTSSSKGVLVGLDGTLIRSATREHTPARPGPGHFEMDAAVWWREFVELARELTGSGDTASGDTASGDTVADGAASGDTTVVAVGVSGMGPCVLLADEHDTPLRPAVLYGVDTRSVQQIRRIEAWLGAEEIIRRCGSALTTQAAGPKIAWIAEEEPEVYARARRLYMPSSWLVRKLTGNYVLDHHSASQCTPLYDTLAGEWYAPWAAKVAPGIELPPLRWPGDAAGALTTEAAEATGLPAGIPVTTGTIDAWAEALSVGAQHIGDLMLMYGTTMFLIHTVPKPLTSPSLWGTVGALPGTRNLAGGMATSGAVANWLRDLFTDGDHAELTALATESGAGANGLLMLPYFSGERTPIMDPDARGVIAGLTLSHTRGDLYRAALEATGFGVRQNIEVIEAAGGDIRRVVAVGGGTQGSLWTQIVSDITGRPQELRTITIGAGYGDALLAAQLVGDASIEDWNPVRETVTPRAEHTGRYDELYTLYRRLYPDTAATVHALAALQER from the coding sequence TTGACGCTGAAATCGCCTTCTGTCAGCGTGCTCGCCATGCCTCGCAACGCAGTCATCGGTGTGGACATCGGTACCTCGAGCAGCAAGGGCGTTCTCGTCGGCCTCGATGGCACACTGATCCGCTCGGCCACTCGGGAGCACACCCCCGCAAGGCCCGGCCCCGGTCACTTCGAGATGGACGCTGCCGTCTGGTGGCGCGAGTTCGTCGAACTCGCCCGGGAGTTGACCGGCTCCGGTGACACCGCCTCCGGTGACACCGCCTCTGGTGACACCGTCGCGGATGGCGCCGCCTCCGGTGACACCACCGTAGTCGCCGTCGGGGTCAGCGGCATGGGGCCCTGCGTTCTGCTGGCCGATGAGCACGACACCCCGCTGCGCCCCGCCGTTCTGTACGGTGTGGACACCCGCTCGGTCCAGCAGATCCGGCGCATCGAGGCGTGGCTCGGCGCCGAGGAGATCATCCGCCGCTGTGGCTCCGCTCTGACCACACAGGCCGCCGGGCCGAAGATCGCCTGGATCGCCGAGGAGGAGCCCGAGGTCTACGCGCGGGCCCGGCGGCTGTACATGCCGAGCTCCTGGTTGGTCAGGAAGCTCACCGGAAACTACGTCCTCGACCACCACTCGGCCAGCCAGTGCACCCCGCTGTACGACACGCTCGCCGGTGAGTGGTACGCCCCCTGGGCCGCCAAGGTCGCCCCCGGCATCGAACTGCCGCCACTGCGCTGGCCCGGCGATGCGGCCGGGGCCCTCACCACCGAGGCCGCCGAGGCAACCGGCCTGCCCGCCGGGATCCCCGTCACCACCGGCACCATCGACGCCTGGGCCGAGGCCCTGAGCGTGGGGGCGCAGCACATCGGCGATCTGATGCTGATGTACGGCACCACCATGTTTCTCATCCATACCGTGCCCAAGCCGCTGACCAGCCCGTCCCTGTGGGGCACGGTCGGCGCCCTGCCCGGAACCCGTAATCTGGCCGGCGGCATGGCCACCTCCGGTGCGGTCGCCAACTGGCTGCGGGATCTGTTCACCGACGGGGACCACGCCGAACTCACCGCGCTGGCCACCGAGTCGGGCGCCGGCGCCAATGGCCTGCTGATGCTCCCGTACTTCTCCGGAGAGCGGACCCCGATCATGGACCCGGACGCCCGCGGAGTGATCGCCGGGCTGACCCTGTCCCACACCCGTGGCGACCTCTACCGGGCCGCGCTCGAAGCCACCGGGTTCGGCGTCCGCCAGAACATCGAGGTCATCGAGGCGGCCGGCGGTGACATCCGCCGCGTTGTCGCCGTCGGTGGCGGCACCCAGGGCTCCCTGTGGACGCAGATCGTCTCCGACATCACCGGCCGCCCGCAGGAGCTGCGCACCATCACCATCGGCGCCGGTTACGGTGACGCTCTGCTGGCCGCGCAGCTCGTCGGGGACGCCTCCATCGAGGACTGGAACCCGGTGCGCGAGACGGTGACGCCCCGCGCCGAGCACACCGGGCGCTACGACGAGCTGTACACCCTCTACCGGCGGCTGTACCCGGACACCGCCGCGACCGTCCACGCCCTGGCGGCACTCCAGGAGCGCTGA
- a CDS encoding acyl-CoA dehydrogenase translates to MAALQRYFERHVPECAGPLTVTLLQGGRSNLTYAVTDGAHRWVVRRPPLGVLTPTAHDMDREYRVVAALGDTAVPVARAVLSCTDPEVIGAPFCVVDFVTGTVLRDGDEAAALPPDDARRAADALVDALVTLHSVDATTVGLGDFGRPDGYLERQVRRWRGQWDKVATRSLPDLDELHGRLARSLPASGAPAIVHGDYRLDNVILAPGEFGRIAAVLDWEMATLGDPLADLGMLLMYWDRTCEPVLGARHVPTANSGFPSGREVAERYAEKSERDIGGLPFYQALGCFKLAVIAEGIHARYSAGQTVGTGFERVGSAVPALLRSGLELLP, encoded by the coding sequence GTGGCCGCGTTGCAGCGCTACTTCGAACGCCACGTACCCGAGTGCGCGGGCCCGCTCACGGTCACACTCCTGCAGGGCGGGCGCTCCAATCTCACCTACGCGGTGACCGACGGGGCACACCGGTGGGTGGTGCGACGGCCACCGCTGGGGGTGCTGACACCGACCGCGCACGACATGGACCGCGAATACCGCGTCGTCGCGGCGCTCGGCGACACCGCGGTGCCGGTTGCCCGGGCCGTGCTGTCGTGCACGGATCCGGAGGTGATCGGAGCGCCGTTCTGCGTCGTCGACTTCGTGACGGGCACGGTGCTGCGCGACGGCGACGAGGCCGCCGCGCTCCCGCCCGACGACGCGCGGCGCGCCGCTGACGCGCTGGTGGACGCCCTGGTCACACTGCACTCGGTGGACGCGACCACCGTCGGGCTCGGCGACTTCGGCCGGCCCGACGGCTATCTGGAGCGCCAGGTGCGGCGATGGCGCGGGCAGTGGGACAAGGTCGCCACGCGGAGCCTGCCCGACCTCGACGAACTGCACGGCAGGCTGGCCCGTTCCCTGCCCGCGAGCGGCGCCCCGGCCATCGTGCACGGCGACTACCGCCTGGACAACGTCATCCTGGCACCCGGCGAGTTCGGGCGGATCGCCGCCGTGCTCGACTGGGAGATGGCCACGCTCGGCGATCCGCTCGCCGACCTCGGGATGCTGCTCATGTACTGGGACCGGACCTGCGAACCGGTCCTCGGGGCGCGCCACGTCCCGACGGCCAATTCCGGCTTTCCCTCGGGCCGCGAGGTGGCCGAGCGATACGCCGAGAAGTCCGAACGGGACATCGGTGGCCTGCCCTTTTACCAGGCACTGGGCTGTTTCAAGCTCGCCGTCATCGCGGAGGGCATCCACGCCCGCTATTCGGCGGGACAGACGGTCGGAACGGGATTCGAGCGGGTCGGCTCCGCGGTGCCCGCGCTGCTGCGCTCGGGGCTGGAGCTGCTGCCGTGA